The Bacteroidota bacterium genome window below encodes:
- a CDS encoding thioredoxin family protein, with translation MSKYRVTLFILIAATMLCSCFTITFQQTEPKTENERSVQTFLRNEQIDTTSSFIVDSSTYRKALKSGFSLPKFKVYDASGKQIFYKVGYTSSFIEKLEEALTQAETVFEANTLEDELKNIRRYDGSPVTMSDVTKNVQYTFVEYWAIWCGPCKDQLLAIDTYMKEHPAVTIHHIKVNWDKQEAWELKEHAE, from the coding sequence ATGAGCAAGTATCGTGTAACGCTTTTCATACTGATAGCCGCAACCATGCTCTGTAGTTGTTTTACCATTACATTTCAGCAGACCGAACCGAAAACGGAAAATGAACGGAGCGTTCAGACGTTTTTGCGAAACGAGCAGATTGATACAACCTCTTCATTCATCGTTGATTCATCAACGTATCGGAAAGCATTAAAAAGCGGATTTTCGCTTCCAAAATTTAAAGTCTACGATGCATCTGGAAAACAAATATTCTATAAAGTGGGATACACATCGAGCTTCATTGAAAAATTGGAAGAAGCATTAACGCAAGCGGAAACAGTGTTTGAAGCAAACACGCTGGAAGACGAGTTAAAAAATATTCGTCGATATGATGGAAGTCCCGTAACAATGTCTGACGTTACGAAAAATGTTCAGTACACATTTGTAGAATACTGGGCTATTTGGTGCGGTCCGTGCAAAGATCAATTACTGGCAATTGATACATACATGAAAGAACACCCAGCCGTAACAATACATCATATCAAAGTAAATTGGGACAAACAGGAAGCATGGGAACTAAAAGAACATGCAGAGTAA
- a CDS encoding NHL repeat-containing protein gives MKNVFVLIAIGMLIAGCKEETTTQPEVVVPPWVNGQSAEAVFGRSTFTASGTDSVGQNTIPGPWGLALSGSGALFVVDQRAHRVLRFNDAATKASGTNADGVLGQHNFTNRIWNDSAGGSTPSATGFETPVSIAVDQLGNLFVLDQGNTRVLRFNNAASKTNGAAADGVLGQPDFVTRRFNTTQSGFFSAQGIACDASGNLYVADGSNHRVLRFNNAASKANGAAADGVLGQSDYTTSSNGTSANKMSNPTSLAVDNAGNLYVGERGNSRILIFLNASSKANGASADIVLGKPDFTNGSTPGPANRGNVYFPYGLAVDAKKNLYVADGAFNRVLIYYSAPSKKNGDSADVVIGKKDFISSSVTGAAADNVGQPYGIAVQSSTGKLFVTCYSNSRVLRFQAKSSLMP, from the coding sequence ATGAAGAATGTATTTGTACTAATAGCCATCGGCATGCTGATTGCCGGATGCAAAGAAGAAACAACAACTCAACCTGAGGTGGTGGTTCCGCCGTGGGTGAACGGACAAAGTGCGGAAGCGGTCTTCGGACGTTCCACCTTTACCGCCAGCGGAACGGACTCCGTCGGGCAAAATACCATTCCCGGTCCATGGGGATTGGCACTGAGCGGCAGCGGTGCTCTCTTTGTCGTAGATCAGCGCGCACATCGCGTCCTCCGGTTTAACGATGCGGCCACCAAAGCATCCGGAACCAATGCAGACGGTGTTCTGGGCCAACATAATTTTACGAATCGAATTTGGAATGACTCTGCCGGCGGAAGCACCCCTTCTGCCACCGGATTTGAAACTCCAGTCTCGATTGCTGTGGATCAGTTAGGAAATCTCTTTGTGCTCGATCAGGGAAATACGCGCGTACTTCGTTTTAACAATGCCGCTTCCAAAACCAACGGTGCCGCTGCGGACGGCGTGCTTGGCCAGCCTGATTTTGTCACCAGAAGATTTAACACCACGCAAAGTGGATTTTTTTCCGCACAAGGTATCGCGTGCGATGCGTCCGGAAATCTGTACGTTGCGGACGGATCGAACCATCGCGTGCTTCGCTTTAACAACGCAGCCTCCAAAGCAAACGGCGCCGCTGCGGACGGTGTGCTCGGACAGTCTGATTATACCACCAGTTCCAACGGCACTTCCGCAAACAAAATGTCCAATCCTACTTCTCTCGCTGTTGATAACGCCGGCAATTTGTATGTAGGTGAGCGTGGGAACAGCCGCATTCTTATCTTTTTAAATGCATCCTCAAAAGCGAACGGCGCCTCAGCTGATATTGTGCTCGGCAAACCGGACTTTACAAACGGCTCAACGCCTGGTCCGGCAAACCGTGGCAATGTGTATTTTCCGTATGGACTAGCGGTCGATGCCAAGAAGAATCTTTACGTTGCGGATGGTGCGTTCAACCGAGTGCTCATCTATTATAGTGCACCATCTAAAAAGAACGGTGACTCCGCCGATGTGGTGATCGGGAAAAAAGATTTCATCAGTTCCAGCGTCACCGGCGCCGCTGCGGATAATGTCGGTCAGCCGTACGGCATTGCGGTGCAAAGTTCCACCGGAAAATTGTTTGTAACCTGTTATTCCAATTCTCGCGTGCTGCGGTTTCAAGCAAAGAGCAGTTTAATGCCGTAG